The following are encoded together in the Streptomyces tsukubensis genome:
- a CDS encoding 4-hydroxy-3-methylbut-2-enyl diphosphate reductase has protein sequence MNQRPVPARRVLLAAPRGFCAGVDRAVTAVETALEQYGAPIYVRHEIVHNKYVVRSLENKGAVFVGTTAEVPEGSIVMFSAHGVAPRVHAEAAERGLATIDATCPLVTKVHKEAVRYARQEYDILLIGHEGHEEVIGTSGEAPDHITVVAGPEDAAHITVRDESKVVWLSQTTLSVDETMETVDALKTKFPLLLSPPGDDICYATQNRQSGVKQLAAQSELVLVVGSANSSNSVRMVEVALLAGAPAAHLVDNADGIDPAWLRDVGTVGLTSGASVPESMVDGVLERLAEHGYTDVGTVRTAEESITFSLPHELRRDLRAEASEQNPGTRPTA, from the coding sequence ATGAACCAGCGACCAGTCCCCGCCCGCCGGGTCCTTCTCGCCGCCCCGCGCGGGTTCTGCGCGGGCGTGGACCGCGCGGTGACCGCCGTCGAGACGGCCCTCGAACAGTACGGTGCGCCCATCTACGTACGTCACGAGATCGTCCACAACAAGTACGTCGTGCGGAGCCTGGAGAACAAGGGCGCGGTCTTCGTCGGGACGACCGCCGAGGTCCCCGAGGGTTCCATCGTGATGTTCTCCGCGCACGGCGTCGCCCCCCGCGTCCACGCCGAGGCAGCCGAGCGCGGGCTCGCGACGATCGACGCGACCTGTCCGCTGGTCACCAAGGTCCACAAGGAGGCCGTCCGCTACGCAAGGCAGGAGTACGACATCCTCCTGATCGGCCACGAGGGTCACGAGGAAGTCATCGGCACCAGTGGTGAGGCCCCGGATCACATCACGGTGGTCGCCGGGCCGGAGGACGCCGCGCACATCACCGTGCGCGATGAGTCCAAGGTCGTCTGGCTCTCGCAGACCACCCTGTCGGTCGACGAGACCATGGAGACCGTCGACGCGCTGAAGACGAAGTTCCCCCTGCTCCTCTCGCCGCCCGGCGACGACATCTGCTATGCCACTCAGAACCGCCAGAGCGGCGTGAAGCAGCTCGCCGCACAGTCCGAGTTGGTCCTCGTCGTCGGCTCCGCCAACTCGTCCAACTCCGTTCGTATGGTCGAGGTCGCGCTGCTGGCGGGCGCCCCCGCGGCGCACCTCGTCGACAACGCCGACGGGATCGACCCTGCCTGGCTCAGGGACGTCGGCACGGTCGGCCTGACGTCCGGCGCCTCGGTCCCCGAAAGCATGGTCGACGGCGTACTGGAACGGCTCGCCGAACACGGATACACGGACGTCGGGACCGTCAGGACCGCCGAGGAGTCCATCACCTTCAGCCTCCCCCACGAACTCCGCCGAGACCTCCGCGCCGAAGCCTCCGAGCAGAATCCCGGGACGCGGCCCACCGCATGA
- the fdxA gene encoding ferredoxin, protein MTYVIAAPCVDVLDKACVDECPVDCIYTGQRMLYIHPDECVDCGACEPVCPVEAVYYEDDLPGRWEGYRAANAEVFHSLGSPGAAGTTPPFTTDHPIVSAPRP, encoded by the coding sequence ATGACGTACGTGATCGCCGCCCCCTGCGTGGACGTGCTCGACAAAGCGTGCGTCGACGAATGCCCCGTCGACTGCATCTACACCGGACAGCGCATGCTCTACATCCACCCGGACGAGTGCGTGGACTGCGGCGCCTGCGAACCCGTCTGCCCCGTCGAGGCCGTCTACTACGAGGACGACCTGCCCGGCCGGTGGGAGGGGTACAGGGCGGCCAACGCCGAGGTCTTCCACTCCCTGGGCTCACCCGGCGCCGCCGGCACCACGCCCCCCTTCACCACGGACCACCCGATCGTCAGCGCACCCCGCCCATGA